In Nicotiana tabacum cultivar K326 chromosome 10, ASM71507v2, whole genome shotgun sequence, the DNA window ttctattagaggtctgtagatagttaTGTATAgctggatagtatgtggccttgtcagctttcagttatgggtatatagttgtctatagcagccttgccggctcgcccactgtatttcgcatgtatatgtacatatgcctttttggcaggtttccttcatgtatgtatTCTCAAAATTCAACAGACGTcattcaggtttatatcttagatgcatgcttaagggtgttcgacaggtagaaATCGGGCACCCgcagcccatcgatttgggtcgtgacaaaagtgttatcagagcagttctgtcctagggttgtctatagaccgtgtctagtagagtcttatttatgggtgtgttgtacaccacacttatagacaggaggctacaagacatatatgtgttatcctctctttttatcttagatcgtgcgatataaaaattcatgttcctaacgatatgttacgttttcagcgatgcctccgaAGACTACAGCTGCCTAGAAGGGTAAGTCCATGGCTGGTGAGGCTACTAATCGAGTGccccacgagttaccagggctcggggagagtctcatagtgagattccatctcagacttcacatacctcGCCCTCTCTAGgagagctccgaggggcaccaaCTGCAGCGCTTGTTCCTGTACATTCAACCCCTCAGCCAAATACACCGATCAAGAGATGAaagatgttattcagctattaaccCGATTAATAGCCACACAGGCTCGacgtcaggaagtaggtattggttaGGCAGATAGGTCCGTCAGTGCGAGGGTACGTaacttcattaatttagaccctccggtattcactaggacagatccaaacgaggaccctcgggtatttattgatagaatgcaGAGGATGTTAAGAGCAATGAAGGCCACCACGACTGAGTCAGTTAAGCTAGCTTCCGATAGACTCCGAAATAAGTTCCAACTtctagccattaatcatagacttaccaaaactagccaaacacatataaaaattgaaaactcAAATAAAAGGTTCTTTCTCTCTAAGAATCACACGTAaaaatctccttccatatttttaagcgtgatcagcaacattagatgcaagatcGAAAGAAAATATTATGGATGAGGTATCAAACAAGgtgatgaaatatatatatatatatatatatatatatatatatatatatatatatatatataataaaaatttacATATCTAAGCAAAAAAGGATCTTTTTCtatgggtatggttgaaattcattgaaaacatatagatgagtcaatatacaaattttgaggaagattggaggtgatttggactgatttgatatcaaaatttgtagttaaaatcgagttcaaaaaattttTCTACGACACATGTCTCACTCATGTATCACACACACAGGTATgtatggatatacatgtgatacacatttgatacaaatatgatacatatgtgatacaaaATGATATACAATGTGATGCACATTATTTTTCCATGTTTTGTCTTCtatttcgaattttcaattcaaactatttcaaaacttcaccaaatcatcccaaaactgagattcaaactccttaagatgtacccaatctattctaacaacacccactcaaaagaagcaaaaatttaatctttttttttactACAAATAGTTAATTGGCTAATATTGACAATATTTGGCTAACATTAGTAACATTTAATGAATTGATCATTTTTtgtaataagctacttataaatggacatagctggttTGGGAAGAAGCACATGTAATTTAAACATATTGGCAAATATTATCAATTCAAAATTCCTTCATAAAAGCGTGGGCCATCATCCAACTAACTAAAATTGGCCCAAAGTGGAACATTAATGGGCTTAAATTTTTGATAGTCTACCCAAGGAAGGCCCATTTTATATTCCAGATCCATTCGAAAAAGGTCCATTCTTTTTGTCTAGACAGTTCGCGTACATTCGAGAAAGTCTTACAAACCCCTCCAAAAAGTCCTTGAACCTTCATCGTCTACCGCCTCTTCGTGTCTGCATACCCACCTCTATATATACCCATTGTTCTCCAACGtttgtatttatatttatttattattatattattactaAGCTataaggtttttgagaaattttTGCTGTTCATTAAAAAACGAGAACCGAAAATGGCAAAAGAGGGACCTAATTGGGATGGTCTACTAAAGTGGAGTCTGTCTCATGCTGATGGTACTAATCCTACTCGCAATTTGAGGTAACcccttttaatataattttttttttaaatatttatgtttatGTTTATGTGGTTTCTTGAAGTGAGTCGAATTTATCTCATGAGGTCATGGAAAGtttgaatcttgttttgagtgatttTATGTATTGTTAATGGGACTGAAAAGTTAAAAGATTGGAACTttgatttggtattttttttatatttaatttcattttctttggtcgTAGTTATTTGAATAATAGCTCCACCTATGTTATTAGGTTCGAACCCGTGCTGTAGGCAAAAACCTGGTATTTAAGCGAAGAACGGTAGTAATAATAGCTCCACGTATGTTAGGAACGCCAAGCCAGTTTTATGCCTAGATAAACGAGGGGTTTTGTTGTAGGTTGAGGACCAGCTAAAAATAGTTTAAATATGAGTGGAATGGATAAAAGAGGATTCATATAGTTGACAAATTAGTTTTGGGATTGAGGCGTGGTTGATTGGTGTTGTAATTTAAATGCAGTTTCTGTTGTTCGTTGTTCTTTTATGTGGGAGTTTGTGTTTCGGATTGAAGTTTGTCGCTGATGGGTTTATTGGCTTACCAGTGAGGAGGACAGGAGGTGGTTCATGGAAGCTATGCAAGCTCAAACTGTAGATGTAGTAAAGAGAATGAAGGAGATTACTCTTGTAATGCAGACTCCAGAGCAGGTCTTGGAATCACAGGGGGTAACTTCCCAAGATATTGAAGGTACTTGATTTTTGAGTCCTTTGTATGTAGTTTTTTGGCCAATGTGTATTCTATTTTGTGACCTTTGGTCATTTGGTCTTATTTGCTGGTCTGGTGATTTTTCCAGATATGCTGGATGAGCTACAAGAACATGTTGAATCGATTGACATGGCTAACGGTGAGTTCTTTGATATTCAGCAACATGTTGCATATCATGATTTGATTTTTATTACGTCTTGCATAATTCTAAAACTAATTAGGGATTGAGACCTAGTTAATTGATATGTGGAAGATTTAATTTGATGCGATAGTTGGTAAAATGTCCCACATTAGTTAAGGGAATAAGTTGTTGTCTCCTTATATGGTTTGGGTCAATTCTCATCTGGTGGGCTAGCTTTTGGTGTTGATATCCCAAGGTCCATTCTCTTAATACGGTGTTAGAGCTTTACCAATATGATTCTTGGCTAGGTCCCCATGTTAATATGTTCATGCTCCATGTGTCTAGCTTGGTCGTCGAGAGGAGTGTTAGCATGTCCCACATCGGGCGAgagcagtgttttaaaaggcatggGCGCAAGACGAggcattttacatatgcctcagctaGGCATAAGCCTCGAGGCACGGGGTGTAAGTtccatagatatttaatttttaatattttataaaattatataattacagtaaatatttataaacatgtaaaattgcagaaaaaattgaagaaaactataaatatgtgatatatatgtgctccatccccacaaaaaactagtcagAACAATCTATTATACACTACTTACAAGCACAAACAAGTAACTTGagtcaaaaagaataaagtacatggaggaacaaaaaggatgactaacctgcaatttgaactttgaacttgctcctatgaaggagaatgtagttctctttatataaaaaaaattgaatattcgttgcttttgggagatattagcagactagcggacaagataaagaattagGAAAGATCATGAATTaaggcttcaatcaataaaaaaatgTCTTGACTTTTTAATTTAATACATTAAGTTCCTTTTTAAAACCTTTGAATAATTACTAGCCggcttttgagaatttgggtattatatgaaagatGACGAGGCCAATGCGTATAAGATTTTGCTACTCGTACtttgtcaaattctagtatagtttatgatatcgtcccacagagattggagaatctagctacaaacttataatattcttactactatttgagagaatcagattgatgaagttttgtttgttgaaaatttaaattgcttaagttgaaacaaaataactttcggaagatttatatttaaaaagagttgggaatcattgaattcactcgataacgtgataataataaaatcttagcTTCTACATGTATTTCTCTTAGGAATAACTGTTTATTGCTAATACAGTTATATTTTGCTCactaagaaataatcaattaataacaCTCCGCGAGGTTATGTAAATCAATTGATATATGACTCGTGAtgattaaactgaaataattttCTTGCCTGAATTATGCTAAAAGATAGCAAAAACCTCTTGCGattaatttttactaaaaatcaataatcttgccaACTACAACTCCTCCGTGAGAATTAGAATGGAAGTAAGCAAGATTACAGACTTGGAATGATAGCTTAAAAAGAATTACTCTCACTCTATTATTTTACCCAATAGTTATCGTATATTAATTTTGCTtcgtgagaattacaaaattgacatacaactaactttggagaataaatagatagaagtgataataattaattaaaactaatattccaGCACAATATAGAAATATAATTAGAAAGTTTCAGGTCAAGCATGTAGTAAAATTGAGATTAATATTATAACGCTATcgagcttcatcaactatcccaacaaaagagattactccattatggagtatttaaatctcacaaagaaagaaattcttaaaatactatcaacactcttagaaaattcaaagactacaagataaaatgaaatagatAAAGAGGGAAGTAAAGACCAAAGCTAGAGAAAGGTTTGCTAATTAGGCACGTATGATCTTCTTCCTTTCAACACAAACAtcctatttatagaaatcaaATCTCATAAGGTGCCACGATGCCTCGTGGTTCTTTTGCCATGATGCCTCGTGGTTCTTTTGCCATGATGCGTCGTGCTTCTATTGCCATGATGCGTTGTGCTTCTATTGCCATGATGCCTCGTGGTTCTTTTGCCGTGATGCCTCGTGCTTTtcttttattcctttattttctttatcatgatatttttatttcctgcaaaatactattagaaaatacagataattgacatattatatatatatatatatatataatttaaaataatttatttttaagtatataatatatgaatattttatagtcatcaaaggacttattcaacaaattttgttttaatttgaaaaagtctctgggcTTACGCCTCATTATAAAAACATGCGccgaacgcccgggcgtacgccccgAGTTGCTGGGCGtatgcctcttgagactttcgccccacaatGTCGCCTCGGGGCGTTTTTGGTGCGCCTCGCCCCGAAAACTCCTTTTAATACACTGGGCGAGAGAATTAGCTCTCGTTTCCTTATATGATCTTGCGCAATTTTCGCCTTATGAACTAGCTTTTAGAGTTGAGTTACGCACAAAGTTCGTTTTCTTAATAATATTGTGAAGGTCTAGTCGAAATTTCTAATGTTGCACGTCACATGTTTGAACTCTACGGCATAAAAAAGCCTGCTATTTAAGTAGAGAATGGTAGATTGGTGTGCCCATTATTACCGAGTTTAGAACCGTGCCCCACTATCCATTggtaattaaaaaacaaaaaaaagtgcCTAATCAAGGAGTAACTTTATTGGTTATATGATTCCATTCTTTTATTGACCTGTCCTTTGTTGATACATTAAGGTGGTGCATATCATGTGTTCATCTAGGAGCCAAGCCTGTAAATTTTTTCTGTTTTCTGAAATATGGCCTGACAAGCATCCTGTATTTCTGTAGAGTAGCTACTTTGCAGTATGCATGATGGGCCTGTTTAAACCTTCATTCTACTTTGGTTTTTTCCTTAGACTGATGAAGTCTCTTAAAATAGCAGTAATGATGTTGCACTGATCTTTTACTTCCGACTAGTTCAAGGACATTCATCCGCTCATCGTAAGGCAATATGCATGTGActaaaagttttcagtaaagataTGTAACTTCATGTACATCTCTGTTGAAGATCTTTGTGCTTGATCAcataaccaaaacaaataaaaaccTGAACTTCACGTAATCCTCTTGGATATCGCACCTGATTTCCTGCTGTTTATCCCTGGTTTCTAGGGGTTGTTATTGGTGATGTCCAGATATTATCCATTCTACACTGTAGTACTTGTTGGAAAGCAAAATAATGAGCATTAATGGACCAAGCTGACACTATTATGTAGTCAGTACCATACCTCACACAAGATCCATTAAGCTGACACTATTGCATAGCACCATACATCACTCAAGATCCTCTGTCCCACTGTTTTGCGTCATAAGCTTAGTTGTGATAGTTTATATAAGCAGTTGCAATATTCTTTTATCCTAGGCCGAGGGTCTACTGCAAACAATCTCTGTGCCTTCTTAAAGGTAGGGTCCTCTCCACGTGTGGGATTCATTGGGTTTCTTCTTGTTGTTTGTTGTAGTTGCaatattcttttatatatatatattctcagtGTCATTGTGCCCTACGGTATGAGGTGGTTGAGACTTCTATTCAACCTGGAAGAAAAAAGGACAGTAAacaaaatgaaaagacaaaaaagagGTATCTTAGATGCTTTGGTATGACTGCAGTCAAGGGGTTTGCCGTTTGCATGGGCATAAAGAGAGTGGAAATTACAGTTCAAGTTGTTTTTGATTCTGGTGCCTGTTTAAGAGCTTGGTAACTGGTTTTCTTCCTAGGATAAAAATGAAACACTTACAGAAGACGGCTTGAAGAGTATCAAAAAGTATGAAATAAAAAACCCACTATAGCACTTTAGCTCTCATCCTTTACTGCATTGTATTAAACTAGAAAGCCTATGACTAATTGGGGATATTGCTTCCTTAACTCGGTTGACTACGTTGACATTTTTTTTGGAGATTTCAATAGTTAATACTATTCCCATTATTAGAAGTTTTAGTCTCATGTTCTCTCCTTTTATTGTTAATTTGGCAGATCTGCACTCAATTGGTGGATTGGTGCCTCTTCTTGGTTACTTAAAGAACTCCCATGCAAACATTAGAGCCAAAGCTGCGGAAGTCGTAAGTACAATTGTTCAGAACAATCCGAAGAGTCAACAGCTGGTAATGGAAGCTAACGGCCTAGAATCTCTTCTCTCAAATTTCACCTCAGATCCTGATGTTACTGCCCGCACTAAAGCTCTTGGTGCAATCTCATGTGGGTATTTTTCCTGTTGATGAATGATTCATTAgtaaattgagtcctttaatTTCAGTTGACATGTCATCCGTGTTGCAATAACACTGATCAATTATTCTTTCCCCTTTATTCCAGCTTTAATCAGGCACAACAAGCTTGGCATTGCTGCATTTCGTCTTGCAAATGGTTATGCAGCTCTAAGAGATGCTTTGAGTTCCGAGAGTGTGAGATTTCAAAGGTATGATTTTGCAATGTCATGTTCAATATGTTTTGAGAATCAAAAGAATCGGATAAAGTTACTGCTTACTTTCTGTAAAAGCTTCCCCTGTTGTATTCGTTCTAATAGGTATTGTTTTTTCCCCAGGAAAGCCCTTAACTTGATCCATTATTTACTACATGAAAATCGTTCAGACTGTGCTGTAGTAACCGAGTTAGGATTTCCTCGAATTTTTATGCATCTAGCCTCCAGTGAGGATGGAGAGGTGCGAGAGGGTGCCCTACGAGGCCTTCTTGATCTTGGCCAAGACAGGACAGCACAGGCGGCAAATGGCTCGTCAAGTGAAGATGATGAAAAACTCAAGCAAATACTCCAGGAGCGAATTAAGGGGATTTCCGCTATGTCACCTGAAGATCTTGGTGCTGCTAAAGAAGAGCGGCAACTTGTGGATTCCCTCTGGAGTACCTGCTACAATGAGCCTTCTTCTCTTAGAGAACAAGGCCTAGTTGTTCTCCCCGGAGAGGATGATGCATTACCGCCTGATGTGGCTAGTAAGCATTTTGAACCACCTCTGAGAGCCTGGGCTGCAAATAGGAATGATGATACGAAGCCGAGTAGTGAAAAGAAACAGGCCCCATTACTGCTAGGCCTAGGTCCACCTGCACAGGATCCCCCTGCCTAAAATAGCTCCAGTGAAACCGTGGCTGGGGAAGAAAATAGAAACGCTTCTGCATGATATACGTTGTTTAGGCAATACCAGTTCTTTGTCTGAACATTTCTTGTGACCACAATTAACTTTGTATGTTAGATGCCTAGTGTTTTCTGGATAATTTATCGTCCTTTCTTCTCATCTGTGTCATccaattttcttcttttcatttgttgtttaactgaaattttcAGCGTGTAATGCTGTATTTTTTGGTTGCAGTATATTTAAAACATCAACTGTTGGATCTGGTTCTTTTCTCTTTGAGGGGTCAATTTATCACCATGTGGGAATTTCAACTAGTACTAATATTGCTGTTTATTGGCCTTCCACTAATTTCTCATTGAGACTGAATTACATAAGTTGGACTCATAGTGCCTATGCTAAGGTACAAAAACTTGTATATAGATTTTCAAGTTCCTCATTTGGGAGGGCAAAAAATAATGACATACCTTGAAGCTCTACATTTGTTTAGGCTAGAGGACTCATCAAATGCATAGCTATAAGCCTTAGGGCAGATGGCCTTAAAAAGAAGAGCGAAAATAGTCGGTTTGCAAGTTTTGGGACTTGCAAACTGTCCTGTGCAACAATACTTGGCTGATTGTATAGCCAAGCAAGCACTCTTGCACCCTACCACTTTCCCACCAACCTTCACTTCTAGTGCTGATGGACAACATATATTCAGATCAACATCACACTCCGCCATGCCACAACCTATTCCTCCACCCACAGGTCTCATTGAAACTGGCACGTTGAAGCCATCGACTAAGCTCACATCGTAGAAATGCAAGGGCGAAGTCGATGAGCCTAATGTCATTTCCACAACAGTAGTCGGGGGCTTGCCTCCTAGCCCCCGGCATTTTAACTGGCCATCACAGTCGCCAGTGTCACACGAGCCTGTGCCATTTCTATCGAAGTGGCAATTCTGTCTGGCCCATATCCTACCCGACCACTTCTTAGGCACATCGAAGACTACTTCCTCACCAGTTATCATATGAAAGCCACCATCTTTAGGAGTCATCTGTCCTGTATTGCCAAGAATTCCAGGCCATATGCTTCTTCTGCAGTTGTTAACTAGAATAAGTTGTGTCCCATCTGCAGTCACAtaataaaaagtaaaacaaatcaagaaaatattATGCATGCAGACTTGAAACTAAGAAAAGGATTAAGAGCTAAGAATTACTTGTGCTGACAAGAAAGAGGAATACACAGAGTGGAATACTGACTAGATGATATAAAACCAGCATTTGGCACTTTAAGAGTGAGTACTGAGTTTGTGGGGAGTGGAAGAGCTAGCTGCTTAACTCTGAGAACTAAGGATTTTAAAGTACAGACTGAACATTCTGTTTTAAGAgtgcttttaattttttttaattgtcaTAGGTATTCTTCTTCCTTTTTAAAGAGCAAAGGCATATATGCATTACTTCAAGGGGAGGACTTGTACCCCTAGAGCTTAAGTGCCTTGTGttcaatttccaacttgactCACTCATTAGACGTCTTTCACATTCAACTTTTGATCTTCATGCTtataattaggggtgtacataggtcgggttggttcgaattttacaattaccaaaccaaaccaattgtatcgggttattaaatctaaagaccaaaccaaaccaataaaactcagATTTTTCACTCTCGTTTTTTCTCGGATTAaaactaagtcatgctaaaataagtaaacTAATAagagagtattaattacatgactaaacgctaaagaaaaaacaaaaataagttATGTATTTTTATCttaattattgcaaaacaaaaaatagatattcaatacattcccgttcgtagtattgaattgattttttttagcattagtattgatttgattttggtttgggcttttgttagcattatttaatttactaatattactgactataaaacttattggaacattcaaaagttctaagtccaaccttgaaataataccttaaaagataaaattatgaaaatttttaagaaatatttataaattacatcacaatagtatatttatatattaaatatatctaaaatttctgtatatgtaatgtcgggttggtttgatttcggtttgactttctttagttaaaaccaaaccaaactaattatggTCGGgtattttttttccaacaccaaaacaaatcaaaccaaaccataattggatttttttctcgatttgactcggattatcgggttggtgcggtttgtcggtttcctcTTTACACCCCTAGGTCTGATCAGAGAATTCGTCCATAATACATGTCCCCTACGTGCCTGAATTATTTAACTTGTTTAACAATATTAAGGACAAGTTTGTGCACAAAGTTACAATAAAGAATCCTTATTCGTTATATGGGAGAATTTTAGCTGCATTAAGTGTTAAGCCATCGCTTAACTTCACATTAAAGATTAGAATGGTTCCCTCAAATCTAATTCAACATGACTTATtgtgaacaacaacaacaacaagcccaGCGTAAATATACAAGTGGGGTCCGGGGAAGGTAGTGTATATACAAAGTCGCAAATTTTATCCTTACCTAAGAAAGTAGAGAGAGTGTTTCCGATAGAATCTCGACTcaagaaaatatgaaaaaagCGGCACTAACaacaagcaataacaacaagatagtaaAAAAACTAAAACGAAATAAACAACAAGTATTAATAGAAATCTacaaataagaaaatacaaaactACACCAATACTACTGGTACTAAAAAAAGTGCTTGACTATCTATTAACTCTCAACCCAAATTCTCGACCTTGAAACCATGTGCTTATTTGTGAACATATTAGCAAAAGAGCATTTGAGAAAAGATCCTTCCACTTAAGTATATTATTAGCGGATTCAGGATTAAGGACATGGGTGTTTTAAACCATTTGTGTTATTCCTTCATGACAATTGACAAAGAAtgcgaattttc includes these proteins:
- the LOC107791192 gene encoding uncharacterized protein LOC107791192 isoform X5, producing the protein MAKEGPNWDGLLKWSLSHADGTNPTRNLSEEDRRWFMEAMQAQTVDVVKRMKEITLVMQTPEQVLESQGVTSQDIEDMLDELQEHVESIDMANGPHVNMFMLHVSSLVVERSVSMSHIGREQCFKRHGRKTRHFTYASARHKPRGTGYLHSIGGLVPLLGYLKNSHANIRAKAAEVVSTIVQNNPKSQQLVMEANGLESLLSNFTSDPDVTARTKALGAISSLIRHNKLGIAAFRLANGYAALRDALSSESVRFQSIFKTSTVGSGSFLFEGSIYHHVGISTSTNIAVYWPSTNFSLRLNYISWTHSAYAKVQKLVYRFSSSSFGRAKNNDIP
- the LOC107791192 gene encoding uncharacterized protein LOC107791192 isoform X3, whose amino-acid sequence is MAKEGPNWDGLLKWSLSHADGTNPTRNLSEEDRRWFMEAMQAQTVDVVKRMKEITLVMQTPEQVLESQGVTSQDIEDMLDELQEHVESIDMANDLHSIGGLVPLLGYLKNSHANIRAKAAEVVSTIVQNNPKSQQLVMEANGLESLLSNFTSDPDVTARTKALGAISSLIRHNKLGIAAFRLANGYAALRDALSSESVRFQRKALNLIHYLLHENRSDCAVVTELGFPRIFMHLASSEDGEVREGALRGLLDLGQDRTAQAANGSSSEDDEKLKQILQERIKGISAMSPEDLGAAKEERQLVDSLWSTCYNEPSSLREQGLVVLPGEDDALPPDVASKHFEPPLRAWAANRNDDTKPSSEKKQAPLLLGLGPPAQDPPA
- the LOC107791192 gene encoding uncharacterized protein LOC107791192 isoform X1 encodes the protein MAKEGPNWDGLLKWSLSHADGTNPTRNLSEEDRRWFMEAMQAQTVDVVKRMKEITLVMQTPEQVLESQGVTSQDIEDMLDELQEHVESIDMANGPHVNMFMLHVSSLVVERSVSMSHIGREQCFKRHGRKTRHFTYASARHKPRGTGYLHSIGGLVPLLGYLKNSHANIRAKAAEVVSTIVQNNPKSQQLVMEANGLESLLSNFTSDPDVTARTKALGAISSLIRHNKLGIAAFRLANGYAALRDALSSESVRFQRKALNLIHYLLHENRSDCAVVTELGFPRIFMHLASSEDGEVREGALRGLLDLGQDRTAQAANGSSSEDDEKLKQILQERIKGISAMSPEDLGAAKEERQLVDSLWSTCYNEPSSLREQGLVVLPGEDDALPPDVASKHFEPPLRAWAANRNDDTKPSSEKKQAPLLLGLGPPAQDPPA
- the LOC107791192 gene encoding uncharacterized protein LOC107791192 isoform X2 translates to MEAMQAQTVDVVKRMKEITLVMQTPEQVLESQGVTSQDIEDMLDELQEHVESIDMANGPHVNMFMLHVSSLVVERSVSMSHIGREQCFKRHGRKTRHFTYASARHKPRGTGYLHSIGGLVPLLGYLKNSHANIRAKAAEVVSTIVQNNPKSQQLVMEANGLESLLSNFTSDPDVTARTKALGAISSLIRHNKLGIAAFRLANGYAALRDALSSESVRFQRKALNLIHYLLHENRSDCAVVTELGFPRIFMHLASSEDGEVREGALRGLLDLGQDRTAQAANGSSSEDDEKLKQILQERIKGISAMSPEDLGAAKEERQLVDSLWSTCYNEPSSLREQGLVVLPGEDDALPPDVASKHFEPPLRAWAANRNDDTKPSSEKKQAPLLLGLGPPAQDPPA
- the LOC107791192 gene encoding uncharacterized protein LOC107791192 isoform X4 — translated: MEAMQAQTVDVVKRMKEITLVMQTPEQVLESQGVTSQDIEDMLDELQEHVESIDMANDLHSIGGLVPLLGYLKNSHANIRAKAAEVVSTIVQNNPKSQQLVMEANGLESLLSNFTSDPDVTARTKALGAISSLIRHNKLGIAAFRLANGYAALRDALSSESVRFQRKALNLIHYLLHENRSDCAVVTELGFPRIFMHLASSEDGEVREGALRGLLDLGQDRTAQAANGSSSEDDEKLKQILQERIKGISAMSPEDLGAAKEERQLVDSLWSTCYNEPSSLREQGLVVLPGEDDALPPDVASKHFEPPLRAWAANRNDDTKPSSEKKQAPLLLGLGPPAQDPPA
- the LOC107791193 gene encoding thaumatin-like protein, whose protein sequence is MLVLYHLVSIPLCVFLFLVSTNGTQLILVNNCRRSIWPGILGNTGQMTPKDGGFHMITGEEVVFDVPKKWSGRIWARQNCHFDRNGTGSCDTGDCDGQLKCRGLGGKPPTTVVEMTLGSSTSPLHFYDVSLVDGFNVPVSMRPVGGGIGCGMAECDVDLNICCPSALEVKVGGKVVGCKSACLAIQSAKYCCTGQFASPKTCKPTIFALLFKAICPKAYSYAFDESSSLNKCRASRYVIIFCPPK